One Malassezia restricta chromosome VI, complete sequence genomic region harbors:
- a CDS encoding WD repeat and SOF domain protein 1, translating to MKIKALTRSVDDHAPARLGDAAPVQRNLNPNMHPFEKPREYTRALNAAKLDRLYAKPFVAAFEGHIDGVYSMARHPKRLDVIASGSGDGEIRLWDVNHQRCTYTYPRAHAGIIQSLCISPLTFHGGGASKRMLSCSTDRTIKVWNADPVPDGFGEYEEFRPADDDEEDSDDEASGARDAHLFSLQPTNSTPKEPLTVYQGKTAFHSLSHHAHLPRFASASSTVQVWDLNRGGGSDALVNMAMGVDAVHVVRYNQSETDVLASAGTDRGVTLYDIRSGKPLHKVVLTMRANDLAWSPVEPTTLAVASEDHNMYTFDMRNMSSATQIYKGHVGAVMSVDWAPTGQSLVTGSYDRTVRLWDAGKGARSRDVYHTKRMQKVFTTMYTLDARFVLSGSDDGNVRLWKHGASDKLGIVNARERASREYAQALRKRWHTVGDVAKIERQRHVPKPIRTAQKLSHTMTEARRVKNDRRRKHTKSGAKKPTAARKSVIVEEKS from the coding sequence ATGAAAATCAAGGCGCTGACACGCTCGGTGGATGaccatgcgcctgcgcggTTAGGAGACGCTGCGCCCGTGCAGCGCAACTTGAATCCGAATATGCATCCTTTTGAGAAGCCGCGTGAATACACACGTGCCCTGAACGCGGCGAAACTCGATCGACTCTATGCCAAGCCGTTCGTCGCGGCGTTCGAGGGCCATATTGATGGTGTCTACTCTATGGCGAGGCATCCAAAGCGTCTCGATGTGATTGCGAGCGGCAGTGGTGATGGAGAGATCCGATTATGGGATGTAAATCATCAACGATGCACCTATACGTATCCacgcgcgcatgcaggCATCATCCAGTCGCTCTGTATATCACCGCTCACCTTCCACGGCGGAGGTGCCTCGAAGCGCATGCTCTCGTGCTCGACGGACCGCACGATCAAAGTGTGGAATGCTGACCCTGTTCCTGATGGTTTTGGCGAGTATGAAGAGTTTCGTCCggctgacgacgacgaggaggacagcgacgacgaagcgTCGGGTGCGAGAGACGCGCATCTTTTCAGTCTGCAGCCCACCAATTCGACGCCGAAGGAGCCGCTGACTGTGTATCAAGGCAAGACGGCCTTTCATTCGCTCTCGCACCACGCACACCTGCCGCGGTTTGCGTCGGCGTCGAGTACGGTGCAGGTATGGGACTTGAACCGGGGTGGTGGCTCCGATGCGCTGGTGAACATGGCCATGGGTGTGGACGCTGTGCACGTGGTGCGATACAACCAGAGTGAGACCGATGTGCTGGCGAGTGCTGGCACGGACCGTGGCGTGACACTGTATGATATCCGCAGCGGCAAGCCGCTGCACAAGGTGGTGCTTACGATGCGGGCCAACGACCTCGCATGGTCGCCCGTGGAGCCAACGACGCTAGCCGTGGCCAGTGAGGACCACAACATGTATACCTTTGATATGCGCAACATGTCGTCCGCGACGCAGATTTACAAGGGACACGTCGGGGCGGTCATGTCAGTCGACTGGGCGCCTACGGGGCAGAGTCTTGTCACAGGCTCCTATGACCGGACCGTGCGGCTGTGGGACGCCGGCAAAGGTGCGCGCTCACGCGATGTATATCACACCAAGCGCATGCAAAAGGTGTTTACCACGATGTATACGCTCGATGCCCGTTTCGTGCTGAGTGGCTCTGACGACGGCAATGTGCGTCTATGGAAGCATGGGGCCAGTGACAAGCTCGGCATTGTCAATGCGCGCGAACGCGCAAGTCGCGAGTATGCGCAGGCTCTCCGCAAGCGTTGGCACACCGTCGGTGATGTGGCCAAGAttgagcgccagcgccatgtgccgAAACCTATCCGCACGGCCCAGAAGCTGAGCCACACCATGACGgaggcacgtcgcgtcAAGAacgaccgccgccgcaAGCATACCAAGAGCGGGGCCAAGAAACCGACCGCTGCGCGGAAATCCGTCATAGTGGAGGAAAAGTCGTAG
- a CDS encoding ribose-phosphate pyrophosphokinase, translating to MSTLADIKVFCGSSHPELAHLICKRLGVPLGRSSVSKNDAGELMVRMYESVREHDVYIINTSCVTYGNDGQVISPNTSLMELLIMINACKTASARRVTAVIPHFFYARQDKKDKSRAPISARLIANMLETAGCDHVITMDLHASQIQGFFNVPVDNLYSEPAALQYMREMLDIDRVVIVSPDAGGAKRATAIADQLGVDFALFHKERKKANEVSRMVLVGDAKDKVAVLVDDMADTCGTLDLAAQRLKESGAARVCAIVTHGILSKPALERIAKSSLESLVVTNTLPQSNNKLQCSKIEEIDISHILAETIRRSHYGESVSVLFSQVPYDTVQPYRHGADTPSHSPPRSAASSPMPPQMSDSVLDKRLGILHSADKDTHAATVPSPLRNVSSEKDL from the coding sequence ATGAGCACGCTGGCGGATATCAAGGTGTTTTGTGGCTCGAGCCACCCTGAGTTGGCGCATCTGATCTGTAAGCGCCTGGGTGTGCCGCTCGGCCGCTCGAGTGTCTCGAAGAACGACGCCGGCGAGCTGATGGTCCGCATGTACGAATCGGTCCGGGAGCATGACGTGTACATTATCAACACGTCGTGCGTGACGTATGGCAACGACGGCCAGGTCATTTCGCCGAACACGTCGCTCATGGAGCTGCTGATCATGATCAATGCGTGCAAGAcggccagcgcgcgccgcgtgaCGGCCGTGATCCCTCACTTTTTCTACGCGCGCCAGGACAAGAAAGACAAGAGTCGTGCGCCTATTTCGGCTCGTCTCATCGCCAATATGCTCGAGACAGCTGGGTGTGACCATGTGATCACGATGGACCTGCACGCATCGCAGATCCAGGGCTTTTTCAACGTGCCGGTCGATAACCTGTACTCGGAGCCGGCCGCGCTGCAGTACAtgcgcgagatgctcgATATCGACCGCGTGGTGATTGTGTCGCCCGACGCCGGTggcgcgaagcgcgctACGGCGATCGCAGATCAGCTGGGTGTGGACTTTGCGCTCTTCCACAAGGAGCGCAAGAAGGCGAATGAAGTGTCGCGTATGGTCCTCGTGGGTGATGCGAAGGACAAGGTGGCGGTCCTGGTCGACGATATGGCTGACACGTGTGGCACACTTGATCtggccgcgcagcgcctgaaGGAGAGTGGTGCTGCACGAGTATGTGCCATTGTGACGCACGGTATTCTGTCCAagccggcgctcgagcgcatcgccaaGAGCAGtctcgagtcgctcgtcgTGACCAACACATTGCCGCAGTCGAACAACAAGCTCCAGTGCAGCAAGATTGAGGAGATTGATATCAGCCACATCCTGGCCGAGACCATCCGACGGTCGCACTACGGTGAGAGTGTGAGTGTGCTGTTTAGCCAGGTGCCGTACGACACCGTGCAGCCGTACCGCCATGGTGCCGACACGCCGTCACATAGCccgccgcgctcggcggcctcgtcgcccatgccgccacAAATGTCAGACTCGGTGCTGGACAAGCGCTTGGGCATCCTGCACTCCGCCGACAAGGACACGCATGCAGCCACCGTGCCGAGTCCGCTGCGCAACGTGTCGTCGGAAAAAGATCTGTAG
- a CDS encoding small nuclear ribonucleoprotein D1: MKLVRFLMKLNNESVTIELKNGTVVHGTVTGVDVQMNTHLKAVKMTVRGGEPMSLDTLSIRGNNTRYWILPDALPLDTLLVDDAPRPKGKRRDDASARGRADRGRGGRGGRGRGRP; the protein is encoded by the exons ATGAAGCTCGTGAG ATTTTTGATGAAACTGAATAACGAGAGCGTGACCATTGAGCTCAAGAACGGCACGGTCGTGCATGGAACGGTCACAG GTGTGGATGTCCAGATGAATACGCACCTCAAAGCGGTCAAGATGACCGTGCGTGGTGGTGAGCCCATGTCCCTGGATACGCTCTCGATTCGTGGTAACAATACGCGGTACTGGATCCTGCCGGATGCCCTGCCGCTTGATACCTTGCTtgtggacgatgcgccgcgtcccAAAGGCAAGCGAAGAgacgacgcgtcggcgcgcggccgcgccgacCGGGGTCGCGGTGGCCGCGGTggccgcggccgcggccgccCCTGA
- a CDS encoding exonuclease 1, giving the protein MGISGLLPLLKDIQHSTHVEAYRGKTLGIDAYVWLHRGAYACATDLALGRPTTRFITYAMHRIRMLQHYGVKPYVVFDGAQLPSKAGTERERAARRREHRMRGLQFHAEKRASAARDAFVRSVDITPALAYELIKQLRVHGIPYLVAPYEADAQLAYLERHGIIDAIITEDSDLLVFGCNKVLFKLDTYGNCLEIDRARFDKVKQLSFEGWTHQEFRQMAILSGCDYLPSITGMGLKNAHKFLRKYESVEKVLRALRLEGKWRIPPTYAADFERAEFTFAHQRVFDPRCSDMSTLTPLPSDARADLVAAIGAPLSVEEARAIARGDLCPITRRHFVQQVMTPSQPTLRTFFGAATAPCKTPPSVRADSSSSTATTASSLFDAPPSSSPCTSPAPSDKEDSDPCVSSPVSSPSPPRPAHSTPQTTPGLAWHAATPDDDMARRSAWFQRFKYSGARARHIVLPGTSPHTSTPRLALGKRACPTPTSPSKRPAMDTPSRVHNGSAKLLQFQYRES; this is encoded by the coding sequence ATGGGTATTTCAGGCTTGCTGCCCCTGCTCAAGGACATCCAGCACTCGACGCATGTAGAGGCGTACCGTGGAAAGACGcttggcatcgatgcatATGTGTGGCTTCATCGCGGTGCCTACGCCTGTGCGACAGACCTGGCGCTAGGCCGTCCCACGACGCGGTTCATCACGTACGCGATGCACCGCATTCGTATGCTTCAGCACTACGGAGTCAAGCCATACGTCGTGTTTGATGGAGCACAGCTGCCGAGCAAGGCGGGAACGGAACGCGAGcgcgcggctcggcgccgcgagcaTCGGATGCGGGGCCTGCAGTTCCATGCTGAGAagcgcgcctcggccgctCGTGATGCATTtgtgcgcagcgtcgaTATCACGCCCGCCCTTGCGTACGAGCTGatcaagcagctgcgcgtgcacgGTATACCCTATCTTGTTGCGCCATACGAGGCTGATGCGCAGCTTGCCTACCTCGAACGCCACGGCATTATCGACGCCATTATCACAGAAGACTCCGACCTTTTGGTCTTTGGGTGCAACAAGGTGCTGTTCAAGTTGGATACGTACGGGAACTGCCTGGAAATCGACCGTGCGCGCTTCGACAAAGTCAAGCAACTATCGTTCGAGGGATGGACGCACCAAGAATTCCGTCAGATGGCCATTCTCTCGGGCTGCGACTACCTCCCCTCGATTACCGGCATGGGTCTCAAAAATGCACACAAGTTTCTTCGGAAGTATGAGTCAGTGGAAAAGGTGCTTCGAGCTCTGCGTCTAGAGGGCAAGTGGCGCATCCCGCCGACGTATGCCgccgactttgagcgcGCCGAGTTTACCTTTGCTCACCAGCGCGTGTTCGACCCGCGGTGCAGCGACATGTCCACCCTCACACCCCTTCCCTCTGATGCTCGTGCAGATCTCGTGGCGGCGattggcgcgccgctctctgtggaagaagcgcgcgccatTGCACGCGGCGACTTGTGCCCGATCACCCGGCGCCACTTTGTGCAGCAGGTCATGACGCCGTCCCAACCTACACTGCGGACCTTTTTCGGAGCAGCCACCGCGCCTTGCAAGACGCCACCGTCCGTACGTGCCGACTCTTCTTCTAGCACGGCCACTACCGCCTCGTCTCTCTTTGATGCCCCGCCGTCCTCTTCGCCCTGCACGTCGCCTGCGCCATCCGACAAGGAAGACAGCGATCCATGCGTATCGAGTCCCGTATCGTCGCCTTCACCACCGCGGCCCGCCCACAGCACGCCCCAGACGACGCCCGgcctggcatggcacgccgctacgcccgacgacgacatggcgcgtCGCTCTGCCTGGTTCCAGCGCTTCAAGTATTCAGGCGCacgtgcgcggcacatcgTCTTGCCTGGGACATCGCCGCACACGTCCACAccgcgcctggcgctggGCAAGCGCGCGTGTCCGACAccgacgtcgccgtccaAGCGCCCAGCGATGGATACCCCCAGCCGCGTACATAATGGCAGTGCCAAGCTTCTGCAGTTCCAGTATAGGGAGTCGTAG
- a CDS encoding HCNGP-like protein: MSHDDSGPQCHLEASVPPFLRPPPRSDADPTWGLGTETTAEADPALQSKLAHFHDLKARDIHVNEALARNRAFHNPHISAKLVEWTGIDEYGSHHARGTRPKDVADEFARQHGSPSALAEAQRRDIEERRRQRTRIDFTR; the protein is encoded by the coding sequence ATGTCCCACGACGACAGCGGACCACAGTGTCACCTCGAAGCGAGCGTACCGCCGTTTCTGCGCCCACCGCCGCGGAGCGACGCCGATCCGACGTGGGGTCTGGGCACCGAAACGACCGCGGAGGCTGATCCCGCGCTTCAGTCCAAGTTGGCGCATTTTCACGACTTGAAAGCGCGAGACATACACGTCAATGAGGCCTTGGCCCGCAATCGAGCGTTTCATAACCCACACATCAGCGCCAAGCTAGTCGAATGGACGGGCATCGATGAGTATGGCAGCCATcacgcgcgcggcacgcggcCCAAGGACGTGGCGGATGAATTTGCCCGGCAACACGGCTCGCCCTCCGCTCTGGCAGAAGCGCAAAGGCGCGACATCGAAGAGCGCAGGCGCCAACGCACGCGCATTGATTTCACGCGGTAA